A part of Tachysurus vachellii isolate PV-2020 chromosome 4, HZAU_Pvac_v1, whole genome shotgun sequence genomic DNA contains:
- the barhl2 gene encoding barH-like 2 homeobox protein, translating into MEGSSASSFGIDTILSSAGSCSSALAMMDGDFRAADFRSRATPSPCSDVDTGARSPSSPISVTAEPPEPHPVQDGLHHHLHHHHYHPVAQNPAACAPRTATSSFLIKDILGDGKPLAACAPYSASLAPSPQHQRQHHHAPKAESADCLTPKAEHDEHGGKTEKREDIHNDTKCNGTKEEGDREISSSRDSPPVRAKKPRKARTAFSDHQLNQLERSFERQKYLSVQDRMDLAAALNLTDTQVKTWYQNRRTKWKRQTAVGLELLAEAGSYSALQRMFPSPYFYPPGLLGSVDGTAAAAAAAAAMYSSVYRNSAPAPHPAATLHRPLVPRVLIHGLGASGQPALNPLGNPVPGTPHPR; encoded by the exons aTGGAAGGATCCAGCGCGTCCAGTTTTGGAATAGACACCATTTTATCTTCCGCCGGTTCCTGCAGCTCGGCGCTCGCGATGATGGACGGAGACTTCCGGGCGGCGGATTTCCGGAGCCGCGCGACGCCTTCGCCCTGCTCGGATGTAGACACGGGCGCAAGGAGCCCTTCGTCCCCGATCTCTGTCACTGCGGAGCCGCCTGAACCGCATCCGGTGCAAGACggccttcatcatcatctccatcatcacCATTATCATCCGGTGGCCCAAAATCCGGCCGCATGCGCCCCGCGGACCGCCACCTCCTCTTTTTTGATCAAGGACATTCTGGGCGACGGGAAGCCGCTGGCAGCGTGTGCGCCCTACAGCGCGAGCCTCGCACCCTCCCCGCAGCACCAGCGTCAGCATCATCACGCTCCGAAAGCAGAGAGCGCGGACTGTCTCACCCCAAAAGCGGAGCACGACGAGCACGGggggaaaacagaaaaaagagaggacATTCACAACGACACAAAATGCAACG GAACAAAAGAAGAGGGTGATCGGGAAATCTCGAGCTCCAGAGACAGCCCTCCTGTACGCGCTAAAAAGCCGAGGAAAGCGCGAACAGCCTTTTCGGACCATCAGTTGAACCAACTGGAGCGCAGCTTTGAGCGCCAGAAGTACCTGAGTGTGCAGGACCGCATGGACTTGGCAGCGGCGCTTAATCTCACCGACACACAGGTCAAGACCTGGTACCAGAACCGACG GACGAAGTGGAAGCGGCAGACGGCGGTGGGTTTGGAACTGCTTGCGGAAGCGGGCAGCTACTCGGCGCTGCAGCGGATGTTTCCTTCACCATATTTCTACCCACCGGGGCTTCTAGGCTCTGTGGACGGAACAGCAGCAGCGGCGGCGGCAGCAGCAGCGATGTACAGCAGTGTTTATCGGAACAGCGCACCGGCGCCGCATCCCGCAGCCACTCTGCACAGACCGCTCGTGCCGCGCGTGCTAATTCACGGCCTGGGCGCGAGCGGGCAACCGGCACTCAACCCGCTGGGGAACCCTGTTCCTGGCACGCCGCATCctcggtaa